GACAGAACGAACTACCGGCATGCCGCGGCCGAACGAATCCAGGAGATTTGCAACGTCCCTGCCAGCCAGGCGCCCCGTGTACTTGATGCCATGATTTCGGTGCTCACGCACGGGAGGCTGACGATCAACTTCTGCGCGGCCAACTTCTTCCTGGAGGTAAACCGCAGCGACACCTACGGCAATTGCTTCGAACGGTCCGTCGCGAACCGGGATAAGGAGTCTTACCTGGAGAAGCGGAACAACATAGAGAAGAAACTGTTCGATTACCCGGGCGACTCGGCCAGGTATGTGCGCGGTAGCGGCATGAGCAGTGCGCATCGACGCTATGCGAACCCCCGGTCCGCAAGAGAGGAGATTGCCTATCACGCAACGCGATCGCCGAACTGGGCCATGATGCGTCCGCGTTACGGGGCGTTGGACTTCGGCCACTGCATTCATGGCGGAGCCAGCCTGGGCGATTACGGGAAGAGTTTTTTCGTGCTTCGCGGCCACATGAAGACGGCGGCTACCTACACCGCCACCGATACGTTTTCCGTGGCGGAGGACCTGAAGCGCCGACGGGCCCAATATGGCGGCATCGCGCCCACCACGCACCAGGTGGCGGCGCGATTGCATGAAATGGAGAAAATCATCTACTACGCGCATCCCGGCATGGTGCGGCAGATCTACGCGTACGGCATGCGACTGAAACAGCGTGGCTCCGAAGCGGCCATTAACTGGCACTTGCCCGGACACCTGACGCTCAACTACATCGAAGCCCAGCTGCATGCGGACCTGAGCTTCGAACGGGACGTGGAGTATATGTTCCTGTGCGCGTCGGAGATCAATGTGGCCCGCGGCCCGTCGTACAACCATCACGAGGTCCACAAGCACGCGGAGATGTTCGCACGCAGGCATGGCCTGACGCTGCGCTACCAGTAGCGGCCACCGAAGCGCGGCCGCCGCCGGGCCGGGCTAGAATCGGGGCGCCAGCCGATGTCCAGGCCGTCCCTTCACGCCATGTCCGCCGATTATCCGTTTCCAATTCATTCCCCCGACCCCGCCGAAGCCGGGTTGGCCCATGCCGTCTCGGGCAATGCCCCCCCGCTCCTGCTGGTCCACGGATCGTTGTGCGATTTGCGCTACTGGAAGGCACAGGCGCCGGCGCTGTCGCGCGACTTCCGGGTTTATGCGGTCAGCCTGCCGGGGTACTGGCCCGCCGGCCCGGATGCCGACCTGGCGGCGTTTTCGGTGGAAAACCACGCCACTGCCCTTGCTGCGTTCATCGACCGGCATTGCGGCGGCAGCGCGCACGTCGTGGGACATTCGCGCGGCGGGCGCATTGCATTCGAACTGGCGCGCCGCCATCCCGGCAAGGTGCGGGGACTGGTACTGGCCGACCCCGGCCTGATGCTGGACGAACGCGACGACAGCCGCGACGACTTTCGCCGTCGCGCGCTGGACTGCATCCAGGCCGGCAATGTCGAACAGGGGTTGGCCCTGTTCATCGACACGGTCAGCGGCGCGGATACCTGGCGCCGCATGGTGCCCTGGTTCAAGGAAATGGCGATCGCCAATGCCCACACCCTGGCGGCGCAGGCGCAGGAAGCCCCCTACGTGCTGACCGAAAAGGACGCGCGCGCCGTCACGCATCCGACGCTGCTGATCGGCGGCGCCCTCAGTCCGCATCCCTACCCCGCCATCCTGGATGCCTTGCAGAACTGGCTGCCGCACGCGCAGTCCTTGCGCATCGCGGGTTCATCCCATGGCATGAACCTGGGGAACCCGCGCGCGTTCAACGAAGCGGTCCGCCGCTTCCTGGCGGCGTAGGCGGGGGCTCGTCCGGAGCCACGCGCGCGGTGATGGGCGACCCGGCAGGATCCCGGCGATGGAAGACCAGGGTGGGCGCCGTCGAGGCCGCGCCGCCGCTTTCAATGGATGCCGGCGCGGGACTGGCGGGCGGACTCGATGGTTGACTCCCGCCGTGACTGCCATGGAAGGGGTCGCCCAGGCCCGGCGGACGCGGCGGCAATGCCGGCGGGCCGCCGAATGAAGGCTTGCGGGTGGGCAGACTGCCGGCGGAACGGCCCGGTTTCAGGCGCACCCCCTCGATGGGCGGCAGCGATCCGGACGGCGACGGCGTGGCGGACGAGCCGCGCAAGGCGAAATCCGGCATGGACTTGCTGGAGAGCGACCCCGGGGAAATCTGCAGGCCGCGGCACCGGCTCGAATCGACGGCGGCGAAGTCCAGCTTGCGCAGGCTGGCACGCGGCGCGCCTGGCGTGGCGCTGCGCATGGGCGGCGGACTCGACGACCGCGTACGGATGATGCGGCCGACCATGCGGCTGACGGACCGCGCGGCGCGCGTCGCGCGTCCCTTGCATGCCCTGAACAAGCGTTCACTCAGCCTGCCTCGCGGCGGCTCGACGCCCCCCATGCCAGCCGCGCCAGGCACGGACAGCGATATGGTGTTGTTGTGTATAGCCATCTGATGAATCTCCAGGACGCGGCCACTGTAGCGGCGCGGTGCGCCCCGGTCTGTCAGCCGGGAACGCGTCAGGAAGTGCCCGGCGCGTCTTTCGCACCGGAAGCGCGCCGGCGCAAGCTTCCTGCAATCGCCTTGCGCTGTAGGACGAAATGACCGCATGTAGGACCGATTAACGGCGCTCGTGCTACAACACGGCGACAATAACCAGAAGGATCCGATCCCGAGGACGGCATGGACACCCTTACCGGCACCATTTGGCAGACGCTGCAGGAAGAATTTTCCGATATCGGCGATGCGGCAGCCTATACGCGCATCGTCATCCGCCTAGTCCTCGCCGTGCTGCTGGGCGGCATGATCGGCTACGAACGCGAACGCAGCGGCAAGGCGGCCGGCCTGAGAACGCATATGCTGGTCGCGCTGGGCGCGGCGCTGTTCGTGCTGGCGCCGCTGCAGGCCGGCATGGCGGTGGACGACGTGGGGCGCGTCCTGCAAGGCATTATTTCGGGTATTGGCTTCCTGGGCGCCGGCGCCATCATCAAGTCCAGCGCGCAAGGCGAGATCAAGGGGCTGACGACGGCCGCCAGCATCTGGCTGACCGCCGCCATCGGCATCGCGGCCGGCATGGGCAAGGAAGTCCTGGCCATCGTAAGCGCCCTGCTGGCGCTGGCGATCCTGGATCTGCTGCACCGGCTGGAGCGGCGCATCGGCAACGGTACGCCCTGAGCGCCCGTCAGCGCTGCCGGGAGGCCTCCCCCGCGACGATCTCGCCCAGTACGCGCATCGCGTCCTCGAGGGTGTCGTCCCACGGGTGGCCGTAGTTCAGCCGCAGGCAATCGCGAAATTCCCCGCGCGGCGAAAAAATCGGTCCTGGCGCCACGCTGATGCGCCGCGCCAGCGCCTCTCTGTATACCGCCAGCGCGTCGGCGCCCGGCGGCAATTGCACCCACAGGAAATAGCCGCCCTGGGGACGCGAGGCTCGCGTCCCCTCGGGAAAGTAGCGTGCCAGCGCGGCCATCATCATCTGCTGCTGCCGCCCCAGCGTGGCGCGCAGCTGGCGCAGATGGCGATCGTAGCCGCCGTGATCCAGGTATTCGGCCAGCGCAAGCTGGTTGGGGCTGGGCGACGCCAGGGTGGTCATCAGCTTCTGGCGCTCGACATCCCGGGCGTAGCGCCCGGCGGCCACCCATCCCACCCGATAGCCCGGCGCCAGGCATTTGGAGAACGACGCGCAATGCAGTACCAGGCCCTCGCGGTCGTAGGCCTTGGCGGGCAGCGGACGCGCGCGGCTGAAGTAGAGCTCGCCGTAGACGTCGTCCTCGATCAAGGGAATGCCATGCCGGGCCAGCAGCGCGACCAGCGCCTGCTTGCCGGATTCCGGCATGAGGCTGCCGGTGGGGTTCTGGAAATTCGACATGATCCAGCAGGCCTGCGGCCGATGCCGGCGTATCGCCTGCGCCAGCGCGTCCAGCTGGATGCCGGTGCGCGGGCTGGTCGGTACCTCGACCGCGTGCAGTTTCATGCGCTCCAGCGCCTGCAGGGTCGCGTA
Above is a genomic segment from Bordetella genomosp. 11 containing:
- a CDS encoding DUF3626 domain-containing protein; the protein is MDGALSGKNIDIRHDNVSLDCSWWAFDWGCINAKRFASIQRCGLREAHPVGCTPTDETLRAVPRIKNRRNLRRAKELPSPISRSAFAGVCFLFRRGILYAMTDARTATNPLLASDGSAMFERHLPMDGTASSYWITPGFSARHPCPRRYVYAWVGTANLAPDRTGLTKMTETAIQAAQDKAKLAHMRLARNQVLGMRDYVDDRTNYRHAAAERIQEICNVPASQAPRVLDAMISVLTHGRLTINFCAANFFLEVNRSDTYGNCFERSVANRDKESYLEKRNNIEKKLFDYPGDSARYVRGSGMSSAHRRYANPRSAREEIAYHATRSPNWAMMRPRYGALDFGHCIHGGASLGDYGKSFFVLRGHMKTAATYTATDTFSVAEDLKRRRAQYGGIAPTTHQVAARLHEMEKIIYYAHPGMVRQIYAYGMRLKQRGSEAAINWHLPGHLTLNYIEAQLHADLSFERDVEYMFLCASEINVARGPSYNHHEVHKHAEMFARRHGLTLRYQ
- a CDS encoding alpha/beta fold hydrolase; protein product: MSADYPFPIHSPDPAEAGLAHAVSGNAPPLLLVHGSLCDLRYWKAQAPALSRDFRVYAVSLPGYWPAGPDADLAAFSVENHATALAAFIDRHCGGSAHVVGHSRGGRIAFELARRHPGKVRGLVLADPGLMLDERDDSRDDFRRRALDCIQAGNVEQGLALFIDTVSGADTWRRMVPWFKEMAIANAHTLAAQAQEAPYVLTEKDARAVTHPTLLIGGALSPHPYPAILDALQNWLPHAQSLRIAGSSHGMNLGNPRAFNEAVRRFLAA
- a CDS encoding MgtC/SapB family protein, which translates into the protein MDTLTGTIWQTLQEEFSDIGDAAAYTRIVIRLVLAVLLGGMIGYERERSGKAAGLRTHMLVALGAALFVLAPLQAGMAVDDVGRVLQGIISGIGFLGAGAIIKSSAQGEIKGLTTAASIWLTAAIGIAAGMGKEVLAIVSALLALAILDLLHRLERRIGNGTP
- a CDS encoding aminotransferase-like domain-containing protein, coding for MADSSSEPAPLKRYEAVAGDIARSIEAGTLRAGDRLPSVRQASTARRVSVSTIFQAYYLLEARGYIQARDRSGYYVNPRRRAPPEPEVSRPDGNPAQVDVAALAFEVLGSVRDPDTVPFGSAFPSPSLFPLVRLASALKAGLRRMDARSTIGDMFTGNAALRRQIAVRYLIDGMDVHGDDLVITNGAMEALQLALMSVTRPGDTVLIESPAFYATLQALERMKLHAVEVPTSPRTGIQLDALAQAIRRHRPQACWIMSNFQNPTGSLMPESGKQALVALLARHGIPLIEDDVYGELYFSRARPLPAKAYDREGLVLHCASFSKCLAPGYRVGWVAAGRYARDVERQKLMTTLASPSPNQLALAEYLDHGGYDRHLRQLRATLGRQQQMMMAALARYFPEGTRASRPQGGYFLWVQLPPGADALAVYREALARRISVAPGPIFSPRGEFRDCLRLNYGHPWDDTLEDAMRVLGEIVAGEASRQR